The Gammaproteobacteria bacterium genome has a segment encoding these proteins:
- a CDS encoding rod shape-determining protein, whose product MLKKLLGYFSNDLSIDLGTANTLIYVRSEGIVLNEPSVVAIRDEPGRGGKSVEAVGTEAKNMLGRTPGNITAIRPLKDGVIADFTITEKMLQHFIRKAHPGRYFRPSPRVLICVPYGSTQVERRAIRESAEGAGARKVFLIEEPMAAAIGAGMPVHEARGSMVLDIGGGTSEVAVISLNGIVYASSVRIGGDRFDDAIVNYVRRNYGILIGEATAERIKKDIGSAYPGDEVREISVKGRNLSEGVPRSFSLNSNEILEALQEPLQGIVGVVKGALEQTPPELGADVAERGIVLTGGGALLRNIDKLLMEETGLPVVVSDDPLTCVARGGGRVLELMDEQGPGVFSLD is encoded by the coding sequence ATGCTGAAGAAGCTGTTGGGCTACTTCTCGAACGACTTATCCATCGATCTCGGCACCGCGAACACGCTGATCTATGTGCGCAGCGAGGGCATCGTCCTCAATGAGCCATCGGTCGTTGCGATCCGCGACGAGCCCGGCCGCGGCGGCAAGAGCGTCGAGGCAGTCGGCACCGAGGCGAAGAACATGCTCGGGCGCACGCCCGGCAACATCACCGCCATCCGTCCGCTGAAGGACGGGGTGATCGCGGATTTCACCATTACGGAGAAGATGCTCCAGCACTTCATCCGCAAGGCCCATCCGGGGCGCTACTTCCGTCCAAGCCCGCGCGTGCTCATCTGCGTGCCCTACGGCTCGACCCAGGTCGAGCGGCGCGCGATCCGTGAATCCGCCGAGGGCGCCGGCGCGCGCAAGGTCTTCCTGATCGAGGAACCGATGGCCGCGGCCATCGGCGCCGGCATGCCGGTGCACGAGGCGCGCGGCTCCATGGTGCTCGATATCGGCGGCGGCACCTCCGAGGTGGCCGTGATCTCGCTGAACGGCATCGTCTACGCCTCGTCCGTGCGCATCGGCGGCGACCGCTTCGACGATGCGATCGTCAATTATGTGCGCCGCAACTACGGCATCCTGATCGGTGAGGCAACCGCCGAACGGATCAAGAAGGACATCGGCTCGGCCTACCCGGGCGACGAGGTGCGCGAGATCTCCGTCAAGGGCCGCAACCTCTCCGAAGGCGTGCCCCGCAGCTTCAGCCTCAACAGCAACGAGATCCTCGAAGCGCTGCAGGAACCCCTGCAGGGCATCGTCGGCGTGGTCAAAGGCGCGCTCGAGCAGACCCCGCCCGAACTCGGGGCCGATGTCGCCGAGCGCGGCATCGTGCTGACGGGCGGCGGAGCGCTCCTGCGCAATATCGACAAACTGCTGATGGAGGAGACGGGGCTTCCCGTGGTGGTCTCCGACGATCCTCTGACCTGCGTGGCGCGCGGCGGGGGTCGTGTGCTGGAACTGATGGACGAGCAGGGTCCGGGCGTGTTCAGCCTGGACTAG
- a CDS encoding cytochrome D1 domain-containing protein: MKVGRQVLPLMAAALLAGSALVAIAATDTPQASKALAGAIEQGKKPSDEWMKRGADLYAQNCAACHQQNGQGLPGAFPPLANSDFIAKDPSAIVDITVNGRQGKMVVNGVEYNNIMPAMSFLSDKDLAAIITFVLNSWGNPGGTVQMSKVTAFRKAQGAEARQAAGQRHPGAGEAEQSYQSQPSQVVDARVRMTPGAPPVSEEEFARAKQIFFERCAGCHGVLRKGATGKPLTPDITLAKGTDYLKALIKFGSPAGMPNWGTSGDLSEADIDLMARFLQHEPPQPPEFGMPEVKASWNVIVPVEKRPTSPQGKANLDDIFSVTLRDSGEIALIDGDKKEIGTIIKTGYAVHISRLSHSGRYVYTIGRDGRVNLIDLWMNPPQTVAEIRVGLEARSVETSKYKGFEDKYAIAGSYWPPQFVIMNGETLEPLKIVSTRGMTVDTQEYHPEPRVAAIVASHQHPEFIVNVKETGRILLVNYSDIDNLGVTTIDAARFLHDGGWDSTLRYFLTAANQSDTVVVVDSKERKLAARIPVDKIPHPGRGANFVHNEYGPVWATSALGNDKITLIGTDPEKHPEHAWKVVEVLHGQGGGSLFVKTHPKSRNLWVDTTLNPEAKISQSIAVFDIDNLAAGYKVLPIAEWANLGPGPKRIVQPEYNKAGDEVWFSVWSGKNEESAIVIVDDKTRKLKKVIKNPRLITPTGKFNVYNTVHDIY; encoded by the coding sequence ATGAAGGTGGGAAGGCAGGTGCTTCCGTTGATGGCTGCGGCACTGTTGGCAGGGTCTGCACTGGTCGCTATCGCGGCCACCGATACCCCGCAGGCCAGCAAGGCTCTGGCTGGCGCCATTGAGCAGGGCAAGAAGCCCAGCGACGAGTGGATGAAGCGCGGCGCGGATCTGTATGCGCAGAACTGCGCAGCCTGCCACCAGCAGAACGGCCAGGGCCTGCCCGGCGCGTTCCCGCCGCTCGCCAATTCGGATTTCATCGCCAAGGACCCGTCCGCAATCGTCGACATCACCGTCAACGGCCGGCAGGGCAAGATGGTCGTCAACGGCGTCGAATACAACAACATCATGCCGGCGATGAGCTTTCTCTCCGACAAGGATCTCGCGGCGATCATCACCTTCGTGCTGAACAGCTGGGGCAACCCCGGCGGCACGGTGCAGATGAGCAAGGTCACGGCCTTCCGCAAGGCACAGGGTGCGGAGGCCCGGCAGGCGGCCGGCCAGCGTCACCCGGGCGCCGGCGAGGCGGAGCAGTCCTACCAGTCGCAGCCCTCCCAGGTGGTCGATGCGCGGGTGCGCATGACCCCCGGCGCCCCGCCTGTCTCCGAGGAGGAGTTCGCGCGCGCCAAGCAGATCTTCTTCGAGCGCTGCGCCGGCTGCCACGGCGTGCTGCGCAAGGGCGCCACGGGCAAGCCGCTGACCCCCGACATCACGCTCGCGAAAGGCACGGACTACCTGAAGGCGCTGATCAAGTTCGGTTCGCCCGCCGGCATGCCGAACTGGGGCACCTCCGGCGACCTGTCCGAGGCGGACATCGACCTGATGGCGCGCTTCCTGCAGCATGAACCGCCGCAGCCGCCGGAATTCGGCATGCCGGAGGTCAAGGCCTCCTGGAACGTGATCGTTCCGGTCGAGAAACGCCCGACATCGCCGCAGGGCAAGGCCAATCTCGACGACATTTTCTCCGTCACGCTGCGCGACAGTGGCGAGATCGCCCTGATCGACGGAGACAAGAAAGAAATCGGCACGATCATCAAGACCGGTTATGCCGTCCACATCTCGCGCCTGTCGCACTCGGGACGCTATGTGTACACAATCGGCCGTGACGGCAGGGTCAACCTCATCGACCTGTGGATGAATCCACCGCAGACGGTCGCCGAGATCCGCGTCGGCCTCGAGGCACGCTCCGTCGAGACATCGAAGTACAAGGGCTTCGAGGACAAGTACGCCATCGCGGGCTCTTACTGGCCGCCGCAGTTCGTGATCATGAACGGCGAGACGCTCGAGCCGCTCAAGATCGTCTCGACCCGCGGCATGACGGTTGATACCCAGGAATATCACCCGGAGCCCCGCGTCGCGGCAATCGTCGCCTCGCACCAGCACCCGGAGTTCATCGTCAACGTCAAGGAAACCGGACGTATTCTGCTGGTGAACTACAGTGACATCGACAATCTCGGCGTCACGACGATCGACGCGGCCCGCTTCCTGCACGACGGCGGCTGGGACTCGACGCTGCGCTACTTCCTCACCGCTGCGAACCAGTCCGACACGGTCGTCGTGGTCGACTCCAAGGAGCGCAAGCTTGCCGCCAGGATCCCGGTGGACAAGATCCCGCACCCGGGCCGGGGCGCAAACTTCGTGCATAACGAGTACGGCCCGGTCTGGGCGACGAGCGCCCTTGGCAACGACAAGATCACGCTCATCGGCACCGACCCGGAAAAGCACCCGGAACACGCCTGGAAGGTGGTCGAGGTCCTCCACGGCCAGGGCGGCGGTTCGCTGTTCGTGAAGACCCACCCGAAGTCACGCAACCTGTGGGTCGATACGACGCTCAATCCGGAGGCGAAGATCAGCCAGTCGATCGCGGTGTTCGACATCGACAACCTCGCGGCCGGTTACAAGGTCCTGCCGATCGCCGAATGGGCCAATCTCGGTCCGGGGCCGAAGCGCATCGTGCAGCCCGAGTACAACAAGGCGGGCGACGAGGTCTGGTTCTCGGTGTGGAGCGGCAAGAACGAGGAGTCTGCGATCGTGATCGTGGACGACAAGACGCGGAAGCTGAAGAAGGTGATCAAGAACCCGCGGCTCATCACCCCCACCGGCAAATTCAACGTGTACAACACGGTGCACGACATCTACTAA
- the gatB gene encoding Asp-tRNA(Asn)/Glu-tRNA(Gln) amidotransferase subunit GatB, with translation MTWEPVIGLEIHAQLATRAKIFSGAATAYGAAPNTQACLVDLGYPGVLPVLNGAAVRMAVKFGLAVGATVARRSVFARKNYFYPDLPKGYQISQYELPIVQGGAVAIALDDGSHKTVRLTRAHLEEDAGKSLHESFHGQSGIDLNRAGTPLLEIVSEPDLRSAKEAAAYMRKIHQLVRYIGICDGNMQEGSFRCDANVSVRAAGAAKLGTRAEIKNLNSFRFLERAILFEIERQIGILEEGGRVVQETRLYDPDRDETRSMRSKEEANDYRYFPDPDLLPLVIDEPFIEQARAELPELPEARAARFVAEFGLATPDAETLTGARETADYFEGVVGALGGREPRLAANWVVGELAAALNRDATAIEASRVDAGALAGLIARIIDQTISGKIAKEVFEAMWAGEGAADEIIARKGLRQITDSGALEQAIDQVIAANPAQLAEFRAGKDKLFGFFVGQVMKATGGKANPAQLNDLLKKKLPG, from the coding sequence GTGACCTGGGAACCCGTCATCGGGCTGGAGATCCACGCCCAGCTCGCCACGCGCGCGAAGATATTCTCCGGCGCGGCGACTGCCTATGGCGCGGCGCCGAACACGCAGGCCTGCCTCGTGGACCTGGGCTACCCCGGCGTGCTGCCGGTGTTGAACGGCGCGGCGGTGCGCATGGCGGTGAAGTTCGGTCTCGCGGTCGGTGCGACGGTCGCCCGCCGCTCGGTGTTTGCCCGCAAAAATTACTTCTACCCGGACCTGCCGAAGGGCTACCAGATCAGCCAGTACGAGCTGCCGATCGTGCAGGGCGGCGCCGTCGCCATTGCCCTGGACGACGGTTCGCACAAGACGGTGCGGCTGACCCGGGCGCACCTCGAGGAGGATGCGGGCAAGTCGTTGCACGAAAGCTTCCACGGGCAGTCCGGCATCGACCTCAACCGCGCCGGCACCCCGCTGCTCGAAATCGTCTCGGAGCCCGATCTGCGCTCGGCGAAGGAAGCGGCGGCCTACATGAGGAAGATCCACCAGCTGGTGCGCTACATCGGCATCTGCGACGGGAACATGCAGGAAGGGTCGTTTCGCTGCGATGCCAACGTGTCCGTCCGGGCCGCGGGCGCGGCGAAGCTCGGCACGCGTGCCGAGATCAAGAATCTGAACAGCTTCCGCTTTCTCGAACGCGCCATCCTGTTCGAGATCGAGCGCCAGATCGGGATCCTCGAGGAGGGCGGCAGGGTCGTGCAGGAGACGCGGCTGTACGACCCGGACCGGGACGAGACCCGCTCCATGCGCAGCAAGGAGGAGGCGAACGACTACCGCTACTTCCCCGACCCCGACCTGCTGCCGCTGGTCATCGACGAGCCGTTCATCGAGCAGGCGCGCGCGGAACTGCCGGAGCTGCCGGAGGCGCGCGCCGCGCGCTTCGTGGCGGAATTCGGCCTCGCGACGCCCGACGCCGAGACGCTTACCGGCGCGCGCGAGACCGCCGACTATTTCGAGGGCGTCGTCGGTGCGCTCGGTGGGCGCGAACCCCGGCTCGCGGCGAACTGGGTTGTCGGTGAGCTCGCGGCTGCGCTGAATCGGGATGCGACTGCCATCGAGGCGAGCCGGGTGGATGCCGGCGCGCTGGCCGGCCTTATTGCCCGCATCATCGACCAGACCATCTCTGGCAAGATCGCCAAGGAGGTGTTCGAGGCGATGTGGGCCGGAGAGGGCGCGGCCGACGAGATCATCGCGAGAAAGGGGCTGCGCCAGATCACCGACTCCGGCGCGCTCGAGCAGGCGATCGACCAGGTGATTGCCGCCAACCCGGCGCAACTGGCCGAGTTCCGCGCGGGCAAGGACAAGCTCTTCGGCTTCTTCGTCGGCCAGGTCATGAAGGCGACCGGCGGCAAGGCCAACCCGGCGCAGCTCAACGATCTATTGAAGAAGAAATTGCCCGGCTGA
- the gatC gene encoding Asp-tRNA(Asn)/Glu-tRNA(Gln) amidotransferase subunit GatC produces MALTRADIDHIAHLARLAVSEAEVPEYVGKLSRILDLVDQLKQADTRGVEPMAHPLEMSQRLRSDEITEHDHREYYQRNAPEAEQGLYLVPRVIE; encoded by the coding sequence GTGGCTCTCACCCGGGCGGACATCGATCACATTGCGCACCTGGCGCGGCTCGCAGTCAGCGAGGCGGAGGTGCCGGAGTATGTCGGCAAGCTCTCCCGCATCCTCGATCTGGTCGACCAGCTCAAGCAGGCCGACACCCGTGGCGTCGAGCCCATGGCGCACCCGCTCGAAATGTCGCAGCGCCTGCGCTCCGACGAGATCACCGAGCACGATCACCGGGAGTACTATCAGCGCAACGCGCCCGAGGCCGAGCAGGGCCTGTATCTCGTGCCGCGTGTGATCGAGTAA
- the gatA gene encoding Asp-tRNA(Asn)/Glu-tRNA(Gln) amidotransferase subunit GatA: protein MQRPTVAGLSRLLRKREASSRELVQQCLQEIERHNGDLNAFITVTAEQALTAADAADALLARGEGGPLTGIPFAHKDIFCTRGVRTTCGSKMLEHFVAPYDATVVERMAAAGLVMVGKTNMDEFAMGSSNETSFFGPVRNPWDPERSPGGSSGGSAAAVAAGLVPAATGTDTGGSIRQPAAMTGITGFKPTYGRVSRYGMIAFASSLDQAGIFAASAEDAALLLEVMAGFDPRDSTSADLPVPAYSQEIGASLKGRRIGVPPEFFDAGLDAECGARVREALGVFEQLGAKIVEVSLPHLGLSIPTYYIVAPAECSSNLARFDGVRFGHRAAGVGSLEELYKRTRQEGFGAEVKRRIMTGTYVLSAGYYDAYYLQAQKARRLIAEDFRQAFAAADIIAGPTAPTAAFRLGEKTADPVQMYLNDIYTIAVNLAGLPGISIPCGYAQDLPVGLQLIGPAFGEAAVLNFAHQYQTAADWHRHRIARSGADGLPRMIDVTGSTGRSFSVVGTEMPTGKPRR, encoded by the coding sequence ATGCAACGTCCGACCGTCGCCGGTCTGTCGCGCCTGCTGCGCAAGCGGGAGGCCAGCAGCCGTGAACTCGTGCAGCAGTGCCTGCAGGAGATCGAGCGGCACAACGGCGACCTCAACGCCTTCATCACGGTGACTGCCGAGCAGGCGCTCACGGCCGCCGACGCGGCCGACGCGCTCCTCGCCCGCGGCGAGGGCGGGCCGCTCACCGGAATTCCCTTTGCTCACAAGGACATCTTCTGCACGCGGGGCGTACGCACGACCTGCGGCTCGAAGATGCTGGAGCACTTCGTCGCCCCCTACGATGCCACGGTGGTCGAGCGCATGGCCGCGGCCGGCCTGGTGATGGTCGGCAAGACCAACATGGACGAGTTCGCCATGGGCTCGTCGAACGAGACCAGTTTCTTCGGCCCGGTGCGCAACCCCTGGGACCCGGAACGCTCGCCGGGCGGTTCGTCCGGCGGCTCCGCAGCGGCAGTGGCGGCGGGACTGGTGCCCGCGGCCACCGGCACCGACACCGGCGGCTCGATCCGCCAGCCTGCGGCGATGACCGGCATTACCGGGTTCAAGCCGACCTACGGGCGGGTGTCGCGCTACGGCATGATCGCGTTCGCCTCGAGCCTGGACCAGGCGGGCATCTTCGCGGCCAGCGCCGAGGACGCGGCGCTGCTGCTGGAGGTCATGGCGGGCTTCGATCCGCGGGACTCCACCAGCGCCGACCTGCCGGTGCCCGCCTATTCGCAGGAGATCGGCGCGTCCCTGAAGGGCCGGCGGATCGGCGTTCCGCCCGAGTTCTTCGATGCCGGGCTGGACGCAGAGTGCGGCGCGCGCGTGCGCGAGGCGCTCGGGGTCTTCGAGCAGCTCGGCGCGAAGATCGTGGAAGTTTCGCTGCCGCACCTGGGCCTGTCGATCCCCACCTATTACATCGTCGCGCCGGCGGAATGCTCGTCCAACCTCGCGCGGTTCGACGGCGTGCGCTTCGGCCATCGGGCAGCCGGCGTCGGGTCGCTCGAGGAACTGTACAAGCGCACGCGGCAGGAGGGCTTCGGCGCCGAGGTCAAGCGGCGCATCATGACCGGCACCTACGTCCTCTCCGCCGGCTACTATGACGCCTATTACCTGCAGGCACAGAAGGCGCGCCGCCTGATCGCCGAGGATTTCCGCCAGGCGTTCGCCGCTGCGGATATCATCGCCGGCCCCACGGCGCCGACGGCAGCCTTCCGGCTGGGAGAGAAGACCGCCGACCCCGTGCAGATGTACCTGAATGACATCTATACCATCGCGGTGAACCTGGCGGGGCTGCCGGGCATCTCCATTCCCTGCGGCTACGCGCAGGACCTGCCGGTTGGGCTGCAGCTCATCGGGCCGGCCTTCGGCGAGGCCGCGGTGCTCAACTTTGCGCACCAGTACCAGACCGCGGCCGACTGGCATCGCCACCGGATCGCACGATCAGGGGCGGATGGGCTGCCTCGCATGATCGACGTGACCGGCAGCACTGGGCGCAGCTTCAGCGTCGTCGGCACGGAAATGCCCACCGGGAAGCCGCGCCGGTGA
- a CDS encoding TonB-dependent receptor, with the protein MGLSLLGTVLLVGAASASAAIPEMIVTVRKREESVLEVPVAVSAFSASDIEQLGLTDITDIARFTPGFALNPGLGRQPASYRPVFRGVTTVRNGVANASAGNTFVDGVYVGSALLSTELENVERVEIMRGPQSAQYGRNTYAGAINYVTRKPSAQNEGRVTATAAQHDSYDVSGWVSGPLGAGQVRYALAAGHHEYGGEWNNLRDGSDIGGEESNELTAKLLFEPSDDLDITLKAGWQRTDDDHFAMYLQPSTLNNCCERTADAPRAREYYVGKAVLQEQVNLFTDLLEANGGAGTELDRLLASLAANWRIGDLTITSLTGFIDDEYELGFDESFAAYDPGVPPGWQCGSPLPPGSPPPGSFLNRQDKQYDDFSQELRLTSSPDRALRFTAGAYFYEGETELTAAARIDPCTGIAAAIDRDRDEVENRAVFGGVAWDFAEDWNLGVELRWAKDNVTVTRLPVVQPARSYDADEENLTPRFTLSWAPLESTTYYANVSKGTKPPDFNTQVPDESYREVAEESLWNYELGVKGLYLEQRLSVALAGYYIDITDQQLTQLIELPSGGTASLLTNAGRTEVWGLEAELVARPVENVTLQATYAYTDSEFREWISQEQADLRGSDGSFEDNQLLGNVAGQQSPRVPEHMASLIVRYERPVNAAIDWYGSADYSYESSNFAAEHNLIETGDRNLVGLRTGLAFDRWDVSMWAKNLLDDDTPVDVMRFFDRRTESLPSFPQLGPRPSSTPRAFGIPLPRGRQVGATVRYRF; encoded by the coding sequence ATGGGTTTGTCGCTGCTCGGCACGGTGCTGCTCGTCGGTGCAGCCAGCGCATCGGCCGCGATCCCCGAGATGATCGTCACCGTACGCAAGCGTGAGGAGAGCGTGCTCGAGGTGCCCGTTGCGGTCAGCGCATTCTCCGCCAGCGACATCGAGCAGCTCGGCCTGACCGACATCACGGACATTGCGCGTTTCACGCCGGGCTTCGCTCTGAACCCGGGGCTCGGCCGCCAGCCGGCGTCCTATCGCCCGGTGTTTCGCGGCGTCACCACGGTGCGTAACGGCGTGGCGAACGCCAGCGCAGGCAACACCTTCGTCGATGGCGTGTACGTCGGCTCGGCCCTGCTGAGCACGGAGCTCGAGAACGTGGAGCGCGTGGAGATCATGCGCGGCCCCCAGTCGGCACAGTACGGCCGCAATACCTACGCAGGCGCGATCAACTACGTCACGCGCAAGCCCTCGGCGCAGAATGAAGGCCGGGTCACTGCCACGGCCGCGCAGCACGATAGCTACGACGTCAGCGGCTGGGTCAGCGGGCCGCTCGGCGCGGGGCAGGTGCGCTACGCGCTGGCAGCCGGGCATCACGAGTACGGCGGCGAGTGGAACAACCTGCGCGACGGGAGCGACATCGGCGGCGAAGAATCCAACGAGCTGACGGCGAAGCTGCTGTTCGAGCCCTCCGACGACCTCGACATCACGCTGAAGGCCGGCTGGCAGCGCACCGACGACGATCACTTCGCCATGTATCTGCAGCCATCCACCCTGAACAATTGCTGTGAACGCACGGCAGATGCCCCGCGAGCCCGCGAATACTACGTCGGCAAAGCGGTGTTGCAGGAGCAGGTCAATCTCTTCACCGACCTGCTGGAGGCTAACGGCGGAGCCGGTACCGAGCTCGACCGCCTCCTCGCCAGTCTTGCGGCCAACTGGCGCATCGGCGATCTCACGATCACGAGCCTCACCGGGTTCATCGACGACGAATACGAGCTCGGCTTCGACGAATCGTTCGCGGCCTACGACCCGGGCGTGCCTCCCGGCTGGCAGTGCGGCAGCCCCCTGCCGCCGGGCTCACCGCCACCCGGCAGCTTCCTCAACCGCCAGGACAAGCAATACGACGACTTCTCCCAGGAACTGCGCCTGACGTCGTCGCCGGATCGCGCGCTGCGATTCACGGCTGGTGCCTACTTCTACGAGGGCGAGACGGAGCTGACGGCAGCCGCACGCATCGACCCGTGCACCGGCATCGCCGCGGCCATCGACCGCGACCGCGACGAGGTCGAGAACCGCGCGGTGTTCGGCGGCGTCGCGTGGGATTTCGCCGAGGACTGGAACCTGGGCGTCGAACTGCGCTGGGCGAAGGATAACGTCACGGTCACCCGCCTGCCGGTTGTGCAACCCGCCAGGAGCTACGACGCGGACGAGGAGAACCTCACGCCGCGGTTTACCCTGAGCTGGGCACCGCTCGAGTCGACCACCTACTACGCCAACGTGTCGAAGGGCACCAAGCCGCCGGATTTCAATACCCAGGTCCCCGACGAGAGCTACCGCGAAGTGGCCGAGGAAAGCCTCTGGAACTACGAACTCGGTGTGAAGGGGCTGTACCTGGAGCAGCGCCTGAGCGTCGCGCTGGCCGGTTACTACATCGACATCACCGACCAGCAGCTCACGCAGCTGATCGAGCTGCCGAGTGGCGGCACCGCTTCCCTGCTCACCAACGCCGGCCGCACCGAAGTCTGGGGCCTGGAGGCCGAACTCGTCGCCCGGCCCGTCGAGAACGTGACGCTACAGGCGACCTACGCCTACACCGACTCGGAGTTCCGCGAGTGGATCAGCCAGGAACAGGCCGACCTGCGCGGCAGTGACGGCAGCTTCGAAGACAACCAGCTCCTCGGCAACGTCGCCGGGCAACAGTCCCCGCGGGTGCCCGAACACATGGCGTCCCTCATCGTGCGCTATGAGCGCCCCGTGAACGCGGCGATCGACTGGTATGGCAGCGCGGATTACAGCTACGAGTCGTCCAACTTCGCCGCCGAGCACAACCTGATCGAGACCGGGGATCGCAACCTGGTCGGGTTGCGCACGGGGCTCGCCTTCGACCGCTGGGATGTCAGCATGTGGGCAAAAAACCTGCTCGACGACGACACGCCGGTCGATGTCATGCGCTTCTTCGACCGTCGCACCGAGAGCCTGCCGTCGTTCCCGCAGCTCGGCCCGCGCCCGAGCAGCACGCCGCGCGCCTTCGGCATTCCGCTGCCCCGCGGGCGACAGGTCGGCGCCACCGTGCGCTACCGCTTCTGA
- a CDS encoding metalloregulator ArsR/SmtB family transcription factor produces the protein MPISPTVQLLKAAADPSRLRLLALLATGEATVGELVQVLGQSQPRVSRHLRVLSEARLVESFRDGQSVYYRLAAAGPVVELAGGVVALARDGDALMAADQARLAGIRRSRERFALAAPEGPRHRADAAGVLPAETDLRDALDDALGRGPLGNLLDIGAGAGVVLRLLAPRAKSAVGLDHSKAMRVLARSRLQEAGCGQCTIRSGDMHELPFADLAFDVVVLDQVLSRSDRPLVALREALRVLRPAGQLLILDRVLPPALRLSRRSPQRALFENQLQAMLRGLGLRCGRTVWLPGRAPEHALIVATLSVPSLRTGTDDQ, from the coding sequence ATGCCGATTTCCCCCACAGTGCAATTGCTGAAGGCGGCCGCCGATCCGTCGCGCCTGCGCCTGCTCGCGCTGCTGGCGACCGGCGAGGCCACCGTCGGTGAGCTGGTGCAGGTGCTCGGGCAAAGCCAGCCCCGCGTCTCCCGCCACCTGCGGGTGCTCAGCGAGGCGCGGCTGGTGGAGAGTTTTCGCGACGGCCAAAGTGTGTACTACCGGTTGGCGGCGGCCGGTCCGGTCGTCGAGCTCGCCGGCGGTGTGGTTGCGCTGGCGCGTGACGGCGATGCCCTGATGGCGGCCGACCAGGCACGCCTGGCCGGGATTCGCCGGAGCCGCGAACGCTTCGCGCTGGCGGCTCCGGAAGGTCCGCGGCACCGGGCAGACGCGGCTGGCGTCCTGCCCGCCGAGACCGATCTGCGCGATGCGCTCGACGATGCGCTGGGGCGCGGTCCGCTCGGTAACCTGCTCGATATCGGCGCCGGCGCCGGCGTGGTGTTGCGCCTGCTCGCCCCGCGCGCGAAGAGCGCGGTCGGCCTGGACCACTCGAAAGCGATGCGCGTGCTGGCCCGCTCGCGTCTGCAGGAAGCTGGCTGCGGTCAATGCACGATACGGTCCGGTGACATGCACGAGTTGCCGTTTGCGGACCTGGCTTTCGATGTCGTGGTGCTGGACCAGGTGCTGTCGCGCTCCGACCGTCCGCTGGTGGCCCTGCGGGAAGCGCTGCGGGTGCTGCGCCCGGCAGGCCAGTTGTTGATCCTCGACCGGGTGCTGCCGCCGGCGCTGCGGTTGTCGCGGCGCAGCCCGCAGCGGGCGCTGTTCGAGAACCAGCTCCAGGCGATGCTGCGCGGGCTCGGGCTGCGTTGCGGGCGTACCGTCTGGCTGCCGGGCCGTGCGCCGGAGCATGCGCTCATCGTCGCGACGCTGTCTGTGCCGTCGCTGAGGACCGGAACCGATGACCAGTGA
- the metF gene encoding methylenetetrahydrofolate reductase, whose amino-acid sequence MTSEATVNTPARAATAPVQVSFEFFPPKTAAMEANLWKAVRRLAPLGPRFVSVTYGADGSTRDRTHHIVTSIVRDTGLASVPHLTCVGATREEVLAIARRYWNEGIRQIVALRGDPPAGQASYTPFPGGFAYANELVTGLKEVADFDISVAAYPDTHPEAASPDHDIAMLKRKFDAGASRAITQFFYDPDAYLRFRDRCVAAGITGPIVPGLLPINKFSQMLAFASRCGARVPAWLHQRFEGLDEDPETRQMIAASVAIELVGRLRRHGVSEFHFYTLNRAELTYAICYALGLRPREEVQA is encoded by the coding sequence ATGACCAGTGAAGCAACGGTGAACACGCCCGCGCGGGCTGCAACCGCTCCCGTGCAGGTGTCGTTCGAATTCTTTCCGCCGAAAACGGCAGCGATGGAAGCGAACCTGTGGAAGGCCGTCCGGCGCCTCGCGCCGCTCGGCCCACGATTCGTGTCGGTGACTTACGGAGCCGACGGCTCGACCCGCGATCGCACCCACCACATTGTCACGAGTATCGTGCGCGATACGGGGCTTGCCAGCGTGCCGCACCTGACCTGTGTCGGCGCGACCCGCGAGGAGGTGCTCGCCATCGCGCGTCGCTACTGGAACGAAGGCATCCGCCAGATCGTCGCGCTGCGAGGCGACCCGCCGGCGGGCCAGGCGAGCTATACGCCGTTTCCGGGCGGCTTCGCCTACGCGAATGAACTGGTGACTGGCCTGAAAGAGGTTGCGGATTTCGACATCTCGGTGGCGGCCTATCCCGATACCCACCCCGAAGCGGCGAGTCCGGACCACGACATCGCCATGCTCAAGCGCAAGTTCGACGCGGGTGCCAGTCGCGCGATCACGCAGTTTTTCTACGACCCGGACGCGTACCTGCGCTTCCGTGACCGGTGCGTGGCCGCCGGGATCACGGGCCCGATCGTGCCCGGGCTGCTGCCGATCAACAAGTTCTCGCAGATGCTGGCGTTCGCCTCGCGCTGCGGCGCCAGGGTGCCCGCCTGGCTGCACCAGCGCTTCGAGGGTCTGGACGAGGACCCGGAGACCCGCCAGATGATCGCCGCCAGTGTCGCGATCGAACTGGTCGGGCGGTTGCGCCGTCACGGCGTCAGCGAGTTTCACTTCTATACGCTCAACCGTGCGGAGCTGACCTACGCGATCTGCTATGCCCTGGGTCTGCGGCCGCGCGAGGAGGTGCAGGCATGA